Sequence from the Cucumis sativus cultivar 9930 chromosome 1, Cucumber_9930_V3, whole genome shotgun sequence genome:
TAAGCAGCCAGAATTAAACATGAATCTTCACAgatattattgatgaaatgaGTCGTTCAAGTAGTCTATGTGTGGTGATGGTTCAATGTCCTGACGAAAGGAATAAGTAGAGGCTAATGAGgtgtttaatgtttttagCACATGATGAGGCATTGAAAATTGATCttgtaaaatgaatttatgcaTGTACTTGTATTCTCCAAAGATTTTCGATATGACACATCTCTCCGTCCCTAGCCCCTATATCCTTTCCCATCCTCACAAATTTTCCCATGAAAAaaattctccattttttaaaattttaatcacatatatatttttccaatccACATTTAATTGAAACATCTctaatgttgttttcttttcaaagaatattaccaattttccattaaaagtaattaaaatgtcaaattctCCTTActtataaaaatcaaaagtcaaGTATTAGAAGATCCATTTAGAACGttcataaaattcaaacatccaCCCTACAATTCAACATCCATACATAAAATTGATAGATCCatctataattattataaagaaaCCTTGAATTGCATCATATTTAGAGACCTTGAATTGCATCATATTTTTTTCCGATACAAATCAAGTGAAGACacaatatctttttaaaaaaaacttgttcaAAAAGGACATTGGAGGTTACATAACTTGACCCAAAAAATAACTCAACCATCAAATAAGATGGTTCTAATCTATAATACATTTCTTTTGTAAAGTCTCGATCTATCTTTGAAAAAAGATAAGTGTATAGTGGTTCATGTTGTTTTAGAcggaaaaaaaacatcaaagttGCTTTGAGCATTACATATgttgaatttcatcttgtaaCACACTCAAGATCTAGATTTTTAGTGCATAGAATTTATAATTGACGAATTcgtttccctttttttttttttttgaagaaatggtCCAGAAATGAATCACACCTCTGATCTTCTGTGTGCCTTCATAAATTACAGCTAAACCATATTTGagtatcaaattcaaaatatgtgCACAACAATGAATGTGAACAAAGTTCCATGCAACTAAAGTGCCCTTAAAACTTTGAAGTGAATGCACATAGCTGACTTTgtatagaaattaattaattgaagctGTCatctttcaacaaatttaatttaatttgtggaaatgaattttattttattgatttctaaTATTAGTGGTACATTctctcacttttctttttcaatgctttctttcaaatacataaatttcaatCTTTGAACTTGTCAATCATCTTCGACGATAGGCCTTTTGGCTTAATGATCTTTTTTGAGAATCGACCTTTAGgtgttttgattttcttcaagaatCGGTCTTCAACAttgttaattctttttaaaatcaatctttaatttgtagatgatgaagaaacaattaatttgttgaagaagagaCGGTTTGTTCGTTTGAAGAAGAGATGCTCaaattgttgaagaaaaaaagatctaTTCATTAGAGATGAGATGCTGAAATTTTTGAAGAGGAGACAATCTATTTATTGGAGAAGAGGTGTTGAATTTGTTGAAGACAAGATGATCTATTCGTTGGAGAAAAGATGCtcattttgttgaagaagatcaCTTTGTtgatttctctaaattttgatttctccATCTCTCCCTAAATTCCACAAATGAATATTAAccttctctatttatagagttttgGGAGACCCTTGAGCTTGGTTGAATTACAACTCAATTTTTGAGCTTAGACTTAGattaatctattttaaaatagatttttactAAGATAACggtagaaatagaaaaattgtagatagtaacttgaaaaatgacaaaagacgataggaataagaaaaatagcaaaagctAGGCAcacccattttttaaaattatattaatctcGAATCTACACTAGTTATAGGATAATTCATAGATTCAAAGTATAGTGTATTTGAATGACTGCAACACGAGGATAAAATGTAGATTTCACAAACAACCTATATCTTTAGTAAatcctaattaaatttggaattttgtttctaaacaAGATTGCAACAACCTTCTCTATAACAATGACAGATATATCTCCAAGATTCTCAGTTTATTAtagtataattaaataatacataatatatatttttaataacaatttgaaattatattttaaattacatttcttAAATCCAGTGCAACttacatttattaatatttttcattcctttttattttaaaaaattatgttggtggcaattatatatatattttaaaactaaataaaaaatatatattaaaatctttaTGGATGatacattaatattttaaaatttcaaagtttaaagtgTCTATcatttatatctattttttaaagatattcCGAGAATGTGCacttttagtttgaaatatcTGTATTGatgttatttgtattttaaattttaaaatgtatgttaTTTGTAGGAAAATTGTATTagatgataattttaaaaaaaacgggctcataacacttttttttttatattaaaaatttggcAAATATGACTAGTAATTGACAGTTATCAGATGGTAATCTGTTTTTAAATAtcgtttttgcaatttaataaatataggTGACATGAGTTCTGTTATCATAAttgtttttgctatttttgccAACTCTCCTTATTTATatctacttttgaaaaatattccaaaaatgtacatttttttatattattgattctaaaataacattatccatgttatttgtttttaagattctaaattatgaaaatgtgtatttttaaaatttgtaaattttatgtttgtttaacatttttttgtcgattaattacaatatttatagTACATCCTTTAGCATTAGTTTTCGAAGACAATAGTAGAATCATTATTTAGGGTTGTCATAAACGAAAATTCATGtcatatattatcatttaGAGTCAAGATACATTATGTGTAGTTTGTGATTGTTGTGTTGCCTTACCGAGCATTTGTCTCTTTGTATTTGTGCgtttaattattgtaaatataacgtATTGGTTATTTTGAACGTAAAGATTATACGTTGGTACCCAAGCAATGTGTTAGAATTTAACACAGTTAAATACATCCTCATTATCTCGAATAATTTGAGGTATGCTCGTGATTGCAGTGTAGTTCGTATagtaaaaaatacaatttagtTTCGAGAACGACTTGTCATGGGCAtggtttaattatattaatcttGACTCTATCCCTAATTATAGGATAATTGGTTAATTCGCAGTACAATGTATTTTAATGGATCCAACATGAGGAAGGATATCACACATTTGACAAAGATAgtgtatttaaaaacaactttcaactttagtaaatcttaactaaatctgtaattttgtttttggacgAGATTGTAGCAACTTCTCctataataatgaaaaatatatcttttagaTTCTCAGTTTGTTATATCacataaactatttattaacaatttcggtaatttataattaaataatacataatatatatttttaataacagtTTGGAATTATATTGTTAAATAAACAGGGAAGATCTATTTTAGattagaatatgaaaatttaatgcAGATTTGGTATGCATAATACGTtcactaataaatattttttaattttaggatCTATATCTTCGAAGTTATATctatttaaagtaaaaataaaaaacatatattaaaatgtatagGCATAATGTactcattattttaaaatatatgttatttatatctataaacaaatattcaaaaaatatgtattcattttataatattatgaaatatcATTAttcatgatattttcttttattattctaaatgTTGTTTTCTAGAGGTGTTATCAAGCGCCAATTTCAATAAGCCTCAGGATCTGAATACTTGTCCCGCCTTGCATCAAATGTATGAAGAGTTTAAAGAGGACGAAACTAGAAGCTGGAATCGTTTCTGTAgaggatgaagatgaaatCGTTTCGGGTTTGAAGAGTTTGAAGAATCTTTTTCGGTGAACCTCTTTTTGTTAAACGTTTGAAAGATGTGAATTGTTTTTAATGTAGGATAACATTCTTTTGCACACgagttgaagaaaatattaaacaacTGTCCAAATTCTGTTTTCAATTTGGAGTTTTGATGGAGattaatttcaacttttggGGTGAAATTAGGATTTTGataaattctaatttatttgattgtgtTGATAGAGAAAAACTAAGAGATAGATGTGTAATCATTGGTTTTTGGGAGTTTGAGTCAATTTTGGAGTATTTGTGGTTTATGGGATAATTGTATTTGAGATGTTAGTATTTTTCACTAGATTATGAGTATTTAAGACATtgtttcaacaatttttttattcatatttttttattttactattttatcaatttaaattaaattttactatttatccAAAGTAAACCttcaattttgctatttttctagtcaacccatttttatttaagtttggtccaatgtattttaataaattttggatGACCTAGCTTGGAGCCCAATTTCCACGTGACACAATTTGATTGGACGAGCTACTTAGTCCTATATTTGTCGAtgattaattcaaattaatgaCCTGTCAATTTGAGGTTGGCCGAAATTTTTCGATGAACAatcacttttttctctttatcaatcgattgtttagatcaaatgtataatgaaaaaaaaaataattataaatgaagatttgatatttttttaccatctctgcaaaatatcaaatattggTGACACacctacaaaataatatatttaaaatgctacccattaaaatttcttaaacataGTTTTAGGGAGGcggtcatttttaaaactattcctttaaattataattattcttataataatatagGAGCACTcacaaaaatgacaaaaactttattatttgcaaaaatgacaaaaacgaaGCCCAACCCACACATCAAAaggtaaaatgtcataaatgtcctcgttactaatatatgtttgatacatcTTATACACATCTAATACACCTATACACccttgatacatttgatatttcttgatACACccgatacatttgattgatacacttgatgtaCCTGACACTCTTTGATACATTCGATACCTTTTAATACACACTTgaaacattactaatatatgtttgatacacctgatacactgtatatacatttagtattattcacttatacaattgattgattaaatgcacttgatatgcttgaagtcctacttatacacttgatatactattgatatacacttgtaaacttgatttatgtacttgataatgattcattTTACTGATATGTTTTAACAATATActgttgatatacttgataatgatacactgagttacataattcatatacttaataatactctaatgaactatataaaatttgaaaaaacgaaaatcacatagtaagtatattaaccaactaatacatatataatataagtatatcacaacattgatatacaaaactgagacaaagtaaaaccaacAAATTAATGTAAGAATATAAAACAAAGTCGtttagaatcaaattcaactcaaaatacacatcgaagaaagtaaaaaaaaaatcaaatgaagttaaattactctgATCAAcaatcattatattatatttcatattacaattattgtactattggtattttaaaattaatattaagacagaaaaataaataatttttctaatataagaataaacaaataattaatgccTTAAAAAGtgggaaaataaataaataatgagtatgACATtagaaataagttattgaatggtagtttaggaataataacaaatttaagatggagaagtgaaaattttgccatatttacaaaattataaaataatgtactataattgctatatcatattctcaaaataatatcctatgcaattttttaataatacattgGAATAAACACATGtatattctttaaattaaaatatgaagacCAAAAGgcaatttttccaaaaaagttTTAAGAGTTTTATCTCCAAAttcatattcaattttctatttaaaaatttgtagattTGTTTCCAAAAATTGTAGACTTCTATGccaattattttatgttttagtatCATATTTATGGTAGAAATGAATggataaacaaaatcaaatagcATTCGATGTGCCAAACATATTTCTCTCTCAATCATTTTTTGTCAACACATGCATAAGTGATACTGAGATCAAGGTAATAATTAGCTAATATTGTGTTTGTCAAATTTGAGATTAGCTCAATAATTGATATGATCTTTTATCGTGAAATGAGATACTGAGATCAAGGTAATAATTAgctaattttgtgtttgtcaAATTTGAGATTAGCTCAATAATTGATATGATCTTTTATCGTGAAATGAGATACTGAGATCAAGGTAATAATTAgctaattttgtgtttgtcaAATTTGAGATTAGCTCAATAATTGATATGATCTTTTATGGTGAAATGAGATACTGAGATCAAGGTAATAATTAGCTAATATTGTGTTTGTCAAATTTGAGATTAGCTCAATAATTGATATGATCTTTTATCGTGAAATGAGATACTGAGATCAAGGTAATAATTAGCTAATATTGTGTTTGTCAAATTTGAGATTAGCTCAATAATTGATATGATCTTTTATCGTGAAATGAGATACTGAGATCAAGGTAATAATTAgctaattttgtgtttgtcaAATTTGAGATTAGCTCAATAATTGATATGATCTTTTATCGTGAAATGAGATACTGAGATCAAGGTAATAATTAgctaattttgtgtttgtcaAATTTGAGATTAGCTCAATAATTGATATGATCTTTTATGGTGAAATGAGATACTGAGATCAAGGTAATAATTAGCTAATATTGTGTTTGTCAAATTTGAGATTAGCTCAATAATTGATATGATCTTTTATCGTGAAATGAGATACTGAGATCAAGGTAATAATTAgctaattttgtgtttgtcaAATTTGAGATTAGCTCAATAATTGATATGATCTTTTATCGTGAAATGAGATACTGAAATCAAGGTAATAATTAgctaattttgtgtttgtcaAATTTGAGATTAGCTCAATAATTGATATGATCTTTTATTGTGAAATGAGAGATTCGATCTCTTATTCGCACaattattatactaattaaaaaaagtaaaatcttatttaataatcatattatttatcatctttATGTACCATTGTAATTTGTAAACCTTTATTAAAAATGCTCGAGACCAAAATGTTGGTAACTCGATCAACAGTTTGATTTagaaggaaaattatttttaaataacaattttactaaagataattcatttttaaatcaaataatagaaaaacatagtattaaaaaataacaaattataaaaaataacaaattttacaaaatatttataacttactaataaagtctatcactaatagtcattgatatgctatagtgatataTAGAatactatcaatgatagaatccaaaattttgctaccgcttataaatattttaatttattttgctatttttaaaaatgttcaattaaaaaattagtgtCGAGTAGGATGACTATTtcgttttctatttttcttttaacaatattgtttgttcttttatctagttttcatttttccttatttataCACCTTcatatttaactaaatttcaGAAACGAAAATAAGTTTGTAACAactagaatttgaatttttaaacgAAGTATCATTGTAGGGAAAATAGGGAACACAAGAAAGACAATGGATGAGAatgaaacttattttttagaaataaaagggTTATTTATGAACAAATTATTGTActtgattttagttttgagCAGAGTTGCGTGATTTGGTTTATGAGAATATTTGTAAAAACTCCACAATAGAACATAACAATTTATGGGTGAAAATAATGTTGAGTTTGTAAGGAAagcaaaaattgaaatagttaATTACCAACAAGTATAAAATACTCAAAACATATTTGAAGCAAACATGTAATCTCCTCCCATTCATGTGCATCATATCTATCCCTATAAATACCCACAAAGTACTCCCATCCTCATCAACTTCTCTTAAGTTACTTTGATGACAATGGCTGGGTCTTTTTGTTTCCTGGCTTCTGTTCTCGTCTTCGTTGCATCAATGTCATCGATCGCAACGGCAACATCACGGTTAGATTTGGTCGGTGACTACAAACCAATAAAGGACATAGCTGATCCATACATCCAAAGCCTAGGAGAGTTCGCAGTGAAGGAGCACAATAAGGAAGCCAAAACagaattgaaattcaaagaAGTGATTAGTGGAAAATTACAGATTGTTGCTGGGACCAACTACGAGCTTCAGTTAACGGCTCTCGAGGGGAGTattataaacataatttatGAGACTCTTGTATTCACAGATCTGAAGAACGAGAACCACCTTATCAAATTCTATTCCATTTCTAACTAACCCATATCCTTTTGTTTCTTACCAACAATCTTCCTCCttgtttattaaataaatattactgTCCTTGATCATATAAGTACTACTTCATATGTGATTTCACAATCCATATATTCCATTCAGCCTGAATATAacttaatttgatattattccagaacttaaaagtttaaattctcGTATCCTTCGTTGGTTCaactcaaacaaaagaaaaacaattgcAAATTAAATCA
This genomic interval carries:
- the LOC101214038 gene encoding cysteine proteinase inhibitor 5; translation: MAGSFCFLASVLVFVASMSSIATATSRLDLVGDYKPIKDIADPYIQSLGEFAVKEHNKEAKTELKFKEVISGKLQIVAGTNYELQLTALEGSIINIIYETLVFTDLKNENHLIKFYSISN